The Antedon mediterranea chromosome 7, ecAntMedi1.1, whole genome shotgun sequence genome has a segment encoding these proteins:
- the LOC140054532 gene encoding amine sulfotransferase-like, whose translation MTDKLTDFQGVNVINGFKWPPLVHDDTPDNIHNFEVREDDIFVLSYPKSGTHWTLEIVGNIVCEGNKDKVNENYRSNPPGPIEFSDNYKKLNSFLTEKPRVMMTHARVDVLPKQIFEGKGKVVFMIRNPKDNLVSYWNFLKEYQYLEEYEEWDSCFEASLKADMLYGNWFDFNLPYYENHRNKKNFLFLTYEEMKIDHKGCVIRICDFLSRPLSEEQVDKVVENTTFSNMKASNLVSFFQEKEDIGKRKYTLFRKGIVGDWKTRFTVAQNGRFDAIYNHRMEGGTALAKRIIFEI comes from the exons ATGACAGACAAACTCACTGATTTCCAAGGTGTAAATGTTATAAATGGCTTTAAATGGCCGCCACTTGTGCATGATGACACACCTGATAATATACACAATTTCGAAGTAAGAGAGGATGATATTTTTGTACTTTCATATCCCAAATCTG GCACTCACTGGACGCTAGAAATAGTAGGAAATATTGTGTGTGAAGGAAACAAAGATAAGGTGAACGAAAATTATCGAAGCAACCCCCCTGGACCTATCGAATTCAGTGATAATTACAAGAAATTAAACAGTTTTTTGACAGAAAAACCAAGAGTTATGATGACACACGCTCGAGTTGACGTACTACCAAAACAGATATTTGAAGGAAAAGGAAAG GTGGTGTTTATGATACGAAATCCTAAGGACAATCTTGTTTCTTACTGGAATTTTCTGAAAGAATACCAGTATCTGGAGGAGTATGAGGAGTGGGATAGCTGTTTTGAAGCATCTCTGAAGGCTGATA tgtTGTATGGAAATTGGTTTGATTTCAATCTGCCGTACTATGAAAATCATcgaaataaaaagaattttttGTTCTTAACTTACGAAGAAATGAAAATT GATCACAAAGGATGTGTTATTCGAATCTGTGATTTTCTGTCTCGTCCATTGTCAGAGGAACAAGTGGACAAAGTTGtggaaaatacaacattttctAACATGAAAGCGAGTAATCTTGTATCGTTTTTTCAAGAAAAAGAGGATATAGGCAAACGGAAATATACCTTGTTTCGGAAAG gtATCGTTGGAGATTGGAAGACTCGTTTTACTGTCGCTCAAAATGGGCGTTTTGACGCAATTTACAACCATAGAATGGAAGGAGGAACAGCGCTAGCAAAACGgattatatttgaaatatga
- the LOC140054535 gene encoding amine sulfotransferase-like translates to MTDKLTDFLGVNVINGFKWPPHVHDDTPDKLHNLKIREDDVFVLSYPKSGTHWTLEIVRNIVCEGNNDNFKEEYGSDPRGPFEFGDNHKKFDSFSTVKPRVIMTHAPVDVLPKQVFEGKGKVVFLIRNPKDNLVSYWNFVKERQYLEEYEQWDNCFEASLRPDAVYGNWFDFNLPYYENHRNKKNFLFLTYEDMKLDHKGCVIRICDFLSRPLSEEQVDKVVENTTFSNMKARNPVFQLKKEIGKRTFTLLRKGIVGDWKTRFTVAQNERFDAIYNHRMEGSALPKRIIFET, encoded by the exons ATGACAGACAAACTCACTGATTTCCTGGGGGTAAATGTAATAAATGGCTTTAAATGGCCGCCACATGTGCATGATGACACACCTGATAAActacacaatttaaaaattagagaggatgatgtttttgtactttCATATCCCAAATCTG GGACTCATTGGACGCTAGAAATAGTGAGAAATATTGTGTGTGAGGGAAACAACGATAACTTTAAGGAAGAGTATGGAAGCGATCCCCGGGGGCCTTTCGAATTTGGTGATAATCACAAGAAATTCGACAGTTTTTCGACAGTAAAGCCAAGAGTTATAATGACCCATGCACCAGTTGACGTTCTACCTAAACAGGTATTTGAAGGAAAAGGAAAG GTGGTGTTTCTGATACGAAATCCAAAAGACAATCTTGTATCTTACTGGAATTTTGTGAAAGAAAGACAGTATCTGGAGGAGTATGAGCAGTGGGATAACTGTTTCGAAGCATCTCTGAGGCCTGACG CTGTGTATGGGAATTGGTTTGATTTCAATCTGCCCTACTATGAAAATCACCGAAATAAAAAGAACTTTTTGTTCTTAACCTACGAAGACATGAAACTG GATCACAAAGGATGTGTTATTCGAATCTGTGATTTTCTGTCTCGTCCTTTGTCAGAGGAACAAGTGGACAAAGTTGTGGAAAACACAACATTTTCTAACATGAAAGCGAGAAATCCAGTTTTCCAGCTAAAAAAAGAAATAGGCAAACGGACATTTACTTTGTTGCGGAAAG gTATCGTTGGAGATTGGAAGACTCGTTTTACTGTCGCTCAAAATGAGCGTTTTGACGCAATTTACAACCATAGAATGGAAGGATCAGCGCTACCAAAACGGATTATATTTGAAACCTAA
- the LOC140054533 gene encoding amine sulfotransferase-like: MADTPKTFLGVNVINGFAWSPQVLDDTPEKLQSFEIREDDVFVLTYPKAGTNWARELVRNIVCDGNKEKVKEDYESNPPGQLEFVDNWKKYDNFLREKPRIMMSHEPVDVLPRQIFEGKGRVLFVMRNPKDSAVSFWNFIKDRQFLEEYEKWDTFFEAYLRSDMLNGNWFDYNLPYYEQHRNKKNFLFLTYEEMKLDHKGCVIRISDFLSRPLSEEQVDKVVQNTSFSSMKAKNSISFQLKEEIGKKTFPLLRKGIVGDWKTRFTVAQNERFDAIYNQRMEGSALAKRIIFET; encoded by the exons ATGGCAGACACACCCAAAACCTTTCTAGGTGTCAATGTTATAAATGGTTTTGCATGGTCACCACAGGTGCTTGATGACACACCTGAAAAACTACAAAGTTTCGAAATAAGAGAGGATGATGTTTTTGTACTTACATATCCAAAAGCTG gaacTAATTGGGCGCGAGAATTAGTGAGAAATATTGTCTGTGATGGCAACAAAGAAAAGGTTAAGGAAGATTATGAAAGCAATCCCCCTGGACAACTTGAATTTGTTGATAATTGGAAGAAATATGACAATTTTTTGAGAGAAAAACCAAGAATTATGATGTCCCACGAGCCAGTTGACGTTCTACCAAGACAGATATTTGAAGGAAAGGGAAGG GTGTTGTTTGTGATGCGAAATCCGAAGGACAGTGCCGTTTCTTTTTGGAATTTTATAAAAGACAGACAGTTTTTGGAGGAATATGAGAAATGGGATACCTTTTTTGAAGCATATCTGAGGTCTGACA TGTTGAATGGAAATTGGTTTGACTACAATCTGCCGTACTATGAACAACACCGAAATAAAAAGAACTTTTTGTTCTTAACCTACGAAGAAATGAAACTT GATCACAAAGGATGTGTTATTCGAATTTCTGATTTTCTGTCTCGTCCTTTGTCAGAGGAACAGGTAGACAAAGTTGTGCAGAATACGTCATTTTCCAGCATGAAAGCGAAAAATTCAATATCGTTTCAGCTAAAGGAAGAAATAGGAAAAAAAACGTTTCCTTTGTTGCGGAaag GTATCGTTGGAGATTGGAAGACTCGTTTTACTGTCGCTCAAAATGAGCGTTTTGACGCAATTTACAACCAGAGAATGGAAGGATCAGCGCTAGCAAAACGGATTATATTTGAAACCTAA